The proteins below are encoded in one region of Silene latifolia isolate original U9 population chromosome 2, ASM4854445v1, whole genome shotgun sequence:
- the LOC141637923 gene encoding uncharacterized protein LOC141637923 — protein sequence MKMIMMMMMTMMTMRKRMRMRTRGLKMKMIKLMAGAGRGRKHGGGSGGGQSTRPELEEEFVQEDPMQTDGDGEETDATDEPRVPIRYTSDHKMILEPAGLWFMDDCVVRGVTKSTKTNFVGPIPTSWTQASHAQRDAWFNNFRQAYAWSPSQERNVRIRYEEVGTRRYRDVI from the exons atgaagatgattatgatgatgatgatgacgatgatgacgatgaggaagaggatgaggatgaggacgaggggtttgaagatgaagatgattaaattg atggctggagcaggtcgaggtaggaagcATGGAGGCGGCTCAGGAGGAGGACAGAGTACGCGTCCGGAGctggaggaggagtttgtgcaggaggatccgatgcagacagacggtgacggtgaggagactgacgctaccgacgagccacgggtgccgatacggtacacttcggatcataagatgattcttgagccggcgggattatg gtttatggacgattgcgtggtacgaggtgtcacgaaaagcacgaagactaatttcgtgggtccaattcctacatcgtggacacaagcttctcaTGCACAAAGAGatgcgtggttcaataactttcgg caagcatatgcttggtcaccgtctcaagaacgGAATGTCCGTATCAGGTACGAGGAAGTCGGTACTCGgcgatatcgggacgtgatttag